In Candidatus Nanoarchaeia archaeon, the following proteins share a genomic window:
- the twy1 gene encoding 4-demethylwyosine synthase TYW1: MLSLPQVRELEKQQYRMVGNHSAVKVCGWTKSMIRGKGGCYKFAFYGIRSHQCMQMTTSMFCANKCTFCWRGEKAPVSKTWYGSIDPPAQIINEALEKHLGLLDGFKGYPNASKTAVKQMKDIRHVALSLTGEPISYPLINEILEEFHKRRISTFLVTNAQFPEQIEKLKCVTQLYISVDAPSKAKLKEVDRPLFKDYYERMLKSLDVMAKKEFRTCIRLTIIKEVNDDDLEGYKQMIERGKPDFIEVKGYMHVGASRMFLERKNMPLHEDIRIWSKKFAELLPDYTIVGEHPQSRVVCFMRKAMPGQYIDFPKFLELAAKGHAKAEEYSSPKIMPNG; the protein is encoded by the coding sequence ATGCTCAGCCTTCCCCAAGTGAGAGAGCTTGAAAAGCAGCAGTACCGGATGGTAGGCAATCATTCAGCTGTCAAGGTGTGCGGCTGGACAAAGAGCATGATCAGGGGAAAAGGCGGCTGCTACAAGTTTGCTTTCTACGGAATCAGGTCGCATCAATGCATGCAGATGACCACCTCGATGTTCTGCGCGAACAAATGCACCTTTTGCTGGAGAGGAGAAAAGGCTCCTGTCTCAAAAACCTGGTATGGGTCTATTGATCCGCCTGCCCAAATCATTAATGAAGCGTTAGAGAAGCACCTCGGCTTGCTTGATGGATTCAAGGGTTATCCAAATGCCAGCAAGACAGCAGTCAAACAAATGAAGGACATCAGGCATGTTGCTCTCTCTTTAACAGGCGAGCCAATCTCCTACCCTCTGATCAACGAGATTCTGGAGGAGTTCCACAAGAGGAGGATCTCAACTTTTCTGGTAACTAATGCCCAATTTCCTGAGCAGATAGAAAAACTCAAATGCGTCACCCAGCTCTACATTTCAGTAGATGCGCCAAGCAAGGCAAAGCTCAAAGAGGTTGACAGGCCATTATTCAAGGATTACTATGAAAGGATGCTGAAGAGCCTTGATGTCATGGCAAAAAAGGAGTTCAGAACCTGCATACGATTAACGATAATCAAGGAAGTGAATGATGATGACCTTGAAGGATACAAACAGATGATTGAAAGAGGGAAACCGGATTTTATTGAAGTAAAAGGCTATATGCATGTTGGAGCATCCCGAATGTTTCTTGAACGAAAGAACATGCCGCTGCATGAAGACATCCGCATCTGGTCAAAGAAATTCGCAGAATTGCTGCCTGACTACACGATTGTAGGAGAGCACCCGCAGTCGCGTGTTGTCTGCTTCATGCGAAAGGCAATGCCTGGGCAGTATATTGATTTTCCAAAGTTTCTTGAGCTGGCAGCCAAAGGGCATGCAAAGGCAGAGGAGTATTCTTCACCGAAGATTATGCCGAATGGTTAG
- a CDS encoding helix-turn-helix domain-containing protein has translation MRFSKTELKVLWQVALGKRQVSELALALHKDQSQIYRILKSLDKKGFATLENGIIAPSENTHMNILLQELSRRPNIIDNLSGCGIKLFTAILEPKSVPQIIKETGIKRSTVFYKLKEATRNSFINTPEEKYVLNEKIWPKVKEFFIELKKYEETADKRSPSGAVIYYKNENEIVFSTKVECDASLTGFSAYEQFGIKLLPVDYTYYLPKKTLKKQDVFLHSLYRAEKEGDARDFTLIALFYLKHKNDLKDIKHEIIDNLNKVLRGEQVTYYPTLEEIKDRADVYDIKIQNKL, from the coding sequence ATGAGATTTTCAAAAACAGAGCTGAAGGTGTTATGGCAAGTAGCCTTAGGGAAAAGGCAGGTCTCTGAACTAGCTTTAGCTCTGCATAAAGATCAAAGCCAGATATACCGAATCCTAAAAAGCCTCGACAAGAAAGGATTCGCAACACTCGAAAATGGCATAATCGCTCCTTCAGAGAACACTCATATGAACATTCTTCTCCAGGAGCTCTCAAGACGGCCAAATATTATTGATAACCTCTCTGGGTGCGGCATAAAGCTATTTACGGCAATTCTTGAGCCTAAATCAGTTCCTCAAATAATCAAGGAAACGGGCATCAAAAGAAGCACTGTTTTCTACAAATTAAAGGAAGCCACAAGAAACAGCTTCATAAACACACCAGAGGAAAAATACGTTCTTAATGAGAAAATCTGGCCGAAAGTTAAAGAGTTCTTCATCGAACTAAAAAAATACGAGGAAACTGCTGACAAAAGATCCCCGTCAGGAGCAGTCATTTACTACAAAAATGAGAATGAGATCGTTTTCTCAACTAAGGTTGAATGCGACGCTAGCCTGACTGGCTTTTCAGCTTATGAGCAATTCGGCATCAAATTGCTTCCTGTGGATTACACCTATTACCTTCCAAAAAAGACTCTGAAAAAGCAGGACGTATTTCTGCATTCTCTGTATAGGGCAGAGAAAGAAGGAGATGCAAGAGATTTTACTCTCATTGCGCTTTTCTATCTTAAGCACAAAAATGACCTTAAAGATATCAAACACGAGATAATTGACAACCTTAATAAAGTTCTGCGGGGCGAACAAGTAACCTACTATCCAACTCTTGAGGAAATAAAAGACAGAGCTGATGTTTATGATATTAAAATTCAGAATAAGCTTTAA
- a CDS encoding DUF6036 family nucleotidyltransferase, producing MLSKFDQLDDVFNELDKTLHRKAHFYVIGGAVLLYHGLKISTKDVDIIVDSRKEFIATEKALKATGFTTKLPSTDYKKSDLNQIFIKGDFRIDLFQRTVCKGFLLSAGMKKRSQKVRGLTQLTVSLCSTTDIFLFKTFTEREGDIADCISLTQSAIDWDGMLDEINKQMQTSGNKVWITYIGERMDILLERGIKIPIMDKIDRLREDYLDDYEKMHSS from the coding sequence TTGCTATCAAAATTTGACCAACTGGATGACGTGTTTAATGAGCTAGACAAAACACTGCACAGGAAGGCGCATTTCTATGTAATCGGCGGAGCTGTCCTGCTGTACCATGGCCTAAAGATCAGCACAAAAGACGTGGACATTATTGTTGACAGCCGGAAGGAGTTCATTGCAACAGAAAAAGCGCTCAAGGCAACAGGATTCACGACAAAGCTTCCTTCAACAGACTACAAAAAATCTGATCTCAATCAGATATTTATAAAAGGAGATTTCAGGATAGACTTATTCCAAAGGACTGTGTGCAAAGGATTTCTTCTTTCTGCTGGCATGAAGAAACGATCTCAAAAAGTAAGAGGGCTAACCCAGCTAACAGTTTCTTTATGTTCAACAACAGACATATTCTTGTTTAAAACATTCACCGAGCGTGAGGGGGATATTGCTGATTGCATTTCTTTAACTCAGAGTGCAATTGATTGGGACGGAATGCTTGACGAAATAAACAAGCAGATGCAGACTTCTGGAAACAAAGTATGGATAACCTACATAGGAGAAAGAATGGACATTCTTCTTGAGCGAGGCATCAAGATACCAATAATGGACAAAATCGACAGGCTGAGAGAAGATTATCTTGACGATTACGAGAAAATGCATTCTTCTTAG
- a CDS encoding HAD family hydrolase — protein sequence MIKAIIFDWNRTLWDKENGALFAETKDILEHYKQKTRLALASNLEGGNREEKLDLISKHNLSHYFDLAEFQEEKKDQIFEKIIQHWGLKPEEVAIVDDKAKKIVSFGRRTGATTIWLKKGKYADELPDADPDHVIYSLAELKRIV from the coding sequence GTGATCAAAGCCATCATCTTCGACTGGAACCGGACGCTCTGGGACAAGGAAAACGGAGCCTTGTTTGCTGAAACAAAGGATATCTTAGAGCATTACAAGCAGAAGACTCGCTTAGCCTTGGCATCCAATCTTGAGGGAGGAAACCGGGAGGAAAAGCTCGACCTTATCAGCAAGCATAACTTAAGCCATTATTTTGACCTTGCGGAATTCCAGGAAGAAAAAAAGGACCAGATCTTTGAGAAGATCATCCAGCACTGGGGCCTTAAGCCTGAGGAGGTTGCGATTGTTGATGACAAGGCCAAAAAGATCGTCTCCTTTGGCAGGCGGACAGGAGCAACAACAATCTGGCTCAAGAAAGGGAAGTACGCAGACGAACTGCCTGATGCTGATCCTGACCATGTCATTTATTCTCTGGCTGAATTGAAGAGGATTGTCTGA